The Candidatus Methanoperedens sp. genomic interval AAGGGTTAGAGGAACAGATAAAAGCTAATATTGCTGAATTGGAAATCATGTTGAAGCATGCTTAATTTCCTCAATGCCCGCGCCGCCTTCCGCGTGCGCCGCCGCATACCTCTCCGTAATCAGCGCGCGCCTGAGCCTGAACAGCACCTTCTGCTTATCAAAACCATACTGCTCCGCAAGCGTCTTGACAAGCCTCTTCTTTGAACCGCCTTTCAGGTTCATCTCAGCCATTACAGCGTCCACGAACTCCTTGCCCGGTTCGGCTTCTTTCTTGGCTTCAGCTTTTGCAGGCTCTGATTTTGCAGCTTCAGGTTTGACTTCAGGCTCTGTCTCTGTTTTAACTTCGGCTGTTGGCACCTCAGGCTTTACTCTGGCTACCTCTTTTACTGCTTCGGCTTTCTGAACCTGCGACGGCGCTTTAACTGCCACAGCATTTTTCGCCTCTGGTTTTACAAGCCCTATCAGTGTTGCCTTCGCTGCTTCCTTAACCGCTTTTTCTTCAGCCATTGCCATCACCTCGATACCTGAACAGGCGTAATAGTTCCTTTCTCTATCCCGAACTTCCTGCCTGTGAGCAGTACATTATCCTGCACAGGCGCCACTTTGAACTTCTTTTCAATCACGCTTCCATTTGACTTTATCTTGAGCGTCCCGCCTTTTAAGAGCTTGAGCGCCCTGACCGTATTCAGGTTCAGCTCCACGAAGTCGTTGTCGTCAGGCAAGCCGTACCACATGAACGGGTTGTACACGCTCACAAGCGCAGTTTTGGCTTCAGCCTGTTTCTGCGCAGCCTGTATCGCGCCGTAAGGCGGTCTTTCGTATTTCGGTATCGTGAATTCATCAACTGCAGCTATGCCGAGCGCCTTTTTCACGGATTCGTGAAGGGCATCGTACTCGAACCTGGTGCCTGCAATAATTCCAAGCGCCTCAAGTCCGTTTGTCCCCGCGCCGCCCAGAGCCGCCGCCCGCCCCTCATTGTTGATGAGCGTGCCCTTCTTTTTGTAGAGAGGCTCGTGGGCTATCACGATGTTCGCTTTAGTTGTGAGCGCGCTTGCCCTGCCGGTCTGGACTATCAGGTTGGTGAGTTTCCCGAGCGTCTCCTGCGGGATTAACTCGCCCGGGTATGATTCAAGACAGAACAGTGTTTTTATCGTTCCTTTATTAATATCCTCAATAAGCTGCCCCAGCGACTTCTGTTTTGCATCCTTTGAAAGAATATACGCGCCCGTTGAATTTGCAAAAGGCTTAAGGAAAGTTATTCTTGCGCCATTGTTTTTCGCAAGAGAAAGTATGCTTTTAACCTGCTCCACATCAGAAAGCGGATGGAAATCAGAAATAACAAGCGAATCCTTTGTGAGCTGAAGTTTTGAAATATCAGAAGGTCTTATATTCCCATCAGCCAAAGGCAAGTCCTTCCACCATACAGAGGTTATTTTTGCTCCTTTCTTTTTGGCTGAAAGCAGGCGCCTTACGATAAGTGGATACTGCTCGTAGGGGTCGATGAATAAAACAATATGTTTTGCTGCCTCGATTTCACCGTATGGTATTCCAACACTCAGGGTCTGGTAAGTATCCTTTGGAAGCGCTTCAAAATCAACGCCTGTGTATAATGTGCCGAAAGATTCAGCAAGTTTCCGGAACGCAAGGAGTTCCTCGCATGTGGTGTTGCCGAAGGAGAGAAAAGCCACAGAACCTTTGCCGGCTGAAATCCTCTTGGCTGCCTCTTTAGTAGCTTCCTCAAAAGCTGTCTCCTTGCCATCTACAATAGACTTCACAGGCGTGTAGAGGCGTGGAAGGCTCATCCCGAACCTGCACAGCTTCCCTGCATTAGAAGGAGAGGATTTCCTGAAATCCACTTCGAGTCTTTCATTCTTTGATGAACCAAATGTTATCTGTTCTTTTTTGACGGTTTCATCAAACTCGCGAATGTATAACCCGCAGCCGAAGTTGCATCCGGGGCAAATGGTCGAATAAACGTTCATAACTCATACCTCCAGCTTTGCTTCAAAGTATGGCGGTTTTCGCAAATCCATCCCGGGCTCGTACTTCAACTCCTCCTGCACAGGGTTTGCAATTCTCCTGTAAAGCCTCGTGAGCGGGATATCCACAGGGCACACGTCGCTGCACTGTCCGCATCCGATGCACGAGTCTGCAAGATGCAGAAATCGAACTAAATGATACATGGACATCCTGTAAGAGTCTCCACGCATGTGGAACTCGGTGCATTTTGAAACATCGCCGCACGAGCAGGTAGGGCACACAGCCTTGCATGCGCCGCAGTCTATGCAGTGCTCAAGCTCTTTCCTGAAATACTCAAGCCTGTTATCAACAGGAACGAACACTTTTTCCTTCCATTTCTTGCTCATGCCTTCCATGGCACTTTTTATCTTAGCCCGCCCCGCAATCCCTTTCTCATCAGGTTTCTGAATTTGAATATATCCGGCATCAATGGCATTCTGCAGGAGCTTTGCGCCTTTATCTGAATTGATTTCCACAAAGGTGGCTTTGCCTGCAAGCTCTCCTGTTACGCCCCAGTTCCCGCATGCAAGGTCGGCATTACTGGGTATCTTGATGGTGCAGTATCTGCAGCTCTCACGCCTTCCGTACCCTTTTTCCTCAAGCTCATCGATGGTAATGGCATGCTCTTTCCCATCCTTTGTCTCGAAGATGAGTTTTCCTTTTTCGATTTCTTCCCCGTGCACGTCCTCTGGTTTGATCTTGTACATGACCTCAAGCATCTCTCGCGTCGTAACAGGATGCATCGATCCGCCGCAGTTCAATCCAACGATATACGTGTTATCAAGGTTTACAGCGTTGCGCTTTGCCTGCTCGATGATCCCGCGCACATCGCATCCCTTCGCAGGAAGAGCGACTTTGAGGTTCCTATTTGTGATGAGTTTTGCAAAGTTGCTCGGCACCGAATGTAAGGAGCCTGCGGAATTCAACACTTCATTCACATCAGAGGTTATTATAGGTACAGCCTCGAACTCATTAACTTTCTTTAGCACAACAACGGCATCAACCAGCTTCTTTTCAAGCGCTGCTGCAAGCATTGATGTCACAAGACCTCCTGAGCCGCCGCGCTTCCTCACATCCTCTTTGGTTGACCAGCCCACGAACATCTCACCCTTCTGCATCAAACCACCCCCTCGGGCTTCAGGGGACTCGGTCCCAGCTTCTTAATCTGCTCTGTGACACCGCGGATGAAATTAGCAAACTTCTCTCCCTCGCTTGCCGATATCCAGTTAAGCTGCAGCCGTTCCTTTTCAAGTCCAAGCTCTCTGACCACGTTTTCGAGGAACCTGTATTTGATCTTTGTCTTATCGTTTCCGTTGACATAGTGGCAGTCCCCTATGTGACAGCCTGTGACCAATACTGCGTCTGCCCCTTCAAGGAAGGCGTTGAACACATGCAGGGGGTCTATCCTTCCTGAACACATCACGCGGATTATCCTTGCCGTAGGCGGCTGCTGGAACCTCCCCATGCCAGCGCTGTCCGCGCCGCCGTAGGAACACCAGTTGCAGCAGAACGCCACAATCTTGGGCTCCCATCCGTTGCCAGCCTGCGCAGGCTTGGTTTCAGTGCTCATGCCGCTACCTCCCGGAACCTGAACACGTTCTTCACCTGCGCCAGAACTTGCGAGTTCTTGAAGTGGCTCTGCTCCAGTGCACCTGTTGGGCAGGCAGTGACGCATGTACCGCAGCCTTTACACAGCGCCTTCATCACATTTGCCCTGCCTTCTTTCTCATCCATCTTTATAGCCTGGAAAGGGCACATGGGTATGCACACGCCGCATCCCACGCATACATCAGGATTCACCACAGCGGTTATACCCTCGGTGATGGCTTTTTTATTTATAAGAAGAATCGTGGCGCGGCTTGCGCATGCACTCCCCTGCGAAACGGCATAGGGAATGTCCTTGGGACCTGATGCTGCGCCAGCCAGGAATACGCCGTCTATGGTAGTATCCACAGGTCTGAGCTTGGGGTGCGCTTCCATGAGCAGGCCGTCAGCCGCCTTTGATAATTTGAGGAGCTGCTGTATCTGGTTAATGCCCTCATGCGGGACAATGCCAGTTGCAAGAACCAGAAGATCAAATTCAAGATTCCTTATCTCATTGGCGAGTGTATCCTCGACCCGCACCTTGATATTCTTGGTAACAGGGTCTTCCTTCACGTCAACAGGTCTTCCGCGCAGGAACTTCACGCCCAGGTTTCGCGACCTGTTATAGCTCTCTTCATATCCCCGAAACGGTGTCCTGATATCGATATACATTATCGTCTGGTCTGTCTCCGGGCGCTTTTCCTTTAGAAGCTGCGCATTTTTTATGGTGACCATGCAACATACACCAGAGCAGTAAATATTAGTATTTTTATCGCGGGAGCCAACGCAGTTCACGAATCCAACTCTTATGGGTTCTTTGCAATCCGAAGGTCTTACAACATGCCCGCCCGTGGGCCCTGCGGCATTGAGCAATCGTTCAAATTCCATGGCTGTTATGACATTATCGTATAAACCATAGCCATAGTCATGCCTTGGCTCAGGGTCGTAGGTCTTGAAACCCACTGCGCCGATGATGACGCCCACATTGATATCGCTGTAAGAGGTCTCCTGGTCATAATTAATCGCCTGGCTTGCGCATGCTTTGACGCAGGCTTTGCAGTTGATGCAGTTCTCCTTGTCCAGTACTGCCCGCAACGGCACAGCCTGCGGGAACGGCACGTATATCGCCTTGCGTGTCCCGAATCCCTCGTTAAAATCATATGGAACTTCAACAGGGCAAACCTCGCTGCATTTGGCGCAGCCGGTGCATTTGGTAATATCGAGATGCCTTGGTTTATGCTCGATCTTGACGTTGAAGTTGCCGACATAACCATCCACTGCTTTTACCTCTGAATAGCTCATTATCTTGATATTCTTGTTCCTTGCCACTTCCACCATCTTGGGACCAAGTATGCAGATGGAGCAGTCGTTCGTGGGGAAGACTTTATCGAACCTCGCCATCCTGCCCCCGATGGATGGCTCCTTCTCAACGAGATAGACCTGGAATCCCATATCAGCAAGATCCAGCGCAGCCTGCATTCCCGCAACGCCGGCTCCAACAACAAGAGCCTTATCAGTCACAGGCACCTCGCTTGCCTGCAGGGGTTCAAGCAACTTTCCGCGCTCAATACCCATCCTTATGAGGTCTTTTGCCTTTTCGGTGGCTTTCTCCTTCTCCCACATGTGGATCCATGAGCAGTGATCCCTTATATTTACGAATTCAAGGAAGTACTGGTTCAAGCCCATCTGCTCGATGCAAGCCCTGAATGTGGGCTCATGGGTCTTGGGAGAGCATGCAGCCACAACAACACGGTTGAGGTTGTGTTCTTTGATCTTTTGCTGTATGTCAGCCTGACCTGAATCAGAGCATGTGAACTTATTTACGGATGTGACCTTTACCCCTGGCAAAGTGGATGCATACTCAACAACTGCCTTTGTATCCACCACACCTCCGATATTCACGCCGCACTCGCATACAAAGACGCCCACCCGTTTTTCTTCCTGATTATCCTTTGCTTCGCTCATCTATTTCACTTCCTTCACCGGGTTTTGACCCAATTTCTTAATCTCTTCTGTAAAATCTCGAATAACTTCTGAAAATCGCGCACCTTCACTTGCTGATATCCACTCAAGCCGGAGCCTCTTATCAAGCCCGAGCTTTGCAAGTGCTTTTTTAGTGTTATTAATCCTGACCTCTGCGTTCTTATTGCCGTCGATGTAATGGCAGTCCCCTATGTGGCAACCCGCAATCAGCACGCCGTCCGCACCGTCCTTCAGGGCTTTCAGGATAAATGCTGGTTCAACCCTGCTTGAACACATCACCCTCAAGACCTTAACGCTCGGCGGGTACTGGAAGCGGCTCACGCCTGCAAGGTCTGCGCCTGCGTATGAACACCAGTTGCAGCAGAATGCAAGTATGTTGGGTTCAAATTCGCTCATACCACTACCTCCACCACGCCCGTCTCAATCGAAATACTCCTCACACCTTTATTAAAAGCATCGATTGCCTCTCCTATCTCCTTTGATGAGAAATGCTGGGCTTTTATCGCTCCGGCAGGGCAGGCAGCTGCACATGAACCGCATCCTTTGCATGCGGCGGGATTGATGCGTGACTTCCTTGCCTTGTAGGTGACTTCTTCTGCTGTGACTGTTACTTCAGAAAGCAAAGGTGCATTGTACGGGCATACGGTGGCGCATGTCCCGCAGCCTATGCATCGTGCTTCATCCACTACCGATATTGCACCTTCGGTCTCGATGAATTTGCGGGACAATATGGTACATGCACGCGAAGCTGCTGCGCTTGCCTGCGATATGGCTTCCTCCATGAGCTTTGGCGCCTGCGCACTTCCGCACAGGAACACCCCATCCGTGGCGAAATCCACAGGTCGAAGCTTGGGATGTGCCTCGAGGAAGAATTTGTTCCTGTCAAGCGGTATCTTGAAGAGCTGGTTTGTCTCTTCATTCTCTCCTGCCACCAATGGCGTGCTCAGCACGACAAGGTCTGAAGATATCTCGATATCCTCGTTGAGCATGGCATCATGGACTGTAACTTTACCCTCCTGTACCGTGGGCGGTTTTTCGGCATCGTATCTGATGAATATTACTCCAAGTTCCCTTGCCTTCTCGTACAGTTTCTCAAGCACTCCATACGTCCTCATGTCGCGGTATAAAACAAAAACATTCGAGCTGTTATTTCCCTTCTTAATCCTTATGGCGTTCTTGACCGCATCCACACAGCATGTCCTCCCGCAGTATTCCCGCTCTTTATTCCTTGCCCCGACGCACTGTATCATCGTTATATTATTAGCGCTGATGCCACTGCCCAGCATTTTTTCAAGCTGAGCCTGCGTTATCACACCTGGGTCTTTTCCATAGTTGAATAGTCCTGAAGGTTCAAAGTTCCGTGCGCCCGTAGCCACCACCGCCGCGCCGAAATCCACAGGTATCTCTTTTCCATTTGACTTGACAGCACCTTTAAAATTGCCGAGATAACCTTCCACTTTGATGAGTTTTGCCTCGTTTATGACTTTGATATTTTTATTTTCATGTACCCTGAGGATGAGGTCTTTCAATACATCCGAAGGCTTCTTTCCGTCGTATAATTCCGTCATTTCCCTGAGCATCCCTCCGAGTTCTTTTTCCTTCTCGACAAGGGTAACAGGATAACCGTTATTTGCAATATCAAGGGCAGCGGTCATTCCTGCCACGCCGCCGCCGAGTACCAGTGCCTTGTTGATCAGGGATACTTTTTGCTTGTATAGGGGCTGGAAAAGAGCCGATTTAGCCACAGCCATTTGCACGATTGCCTTGGCTTTTTCAGTGGCTTTCTCCTTTTCCTTCATATGTACCCAGGAACAGTGCTCACGGATATTGGCAAGCTCGAAAAGATACGGGTTAAGCCCGGCTTCGCGGCAGGTATTCTGGAATAAAGGCTCATGGGTGCGCGGTGTACATGATGCAACCACCACTCGGTTCAGGTTATTCTTGGCAATGGCGGCTTTTATCGCCACCTGCGAGTCAGAGGAGCAGGCATACAGCATCTCCTGGGCATGTGCAACATTGGGCAGGGTCTTAGCATATTCAACCACCCCAGGAACATTGACCACGCTGCCTATGTTTATCCCGCAGTGGCACACAAACACGCCTATGCTTGGCTCCATGGAGATCGGCTTCTCCTCTGGGAACTTCCTCTCTTTTATCAATGTTCCCCTCTCCCCTGATAAGAGCGCAGCAGCCTTTGAAGCTGCAGCACTTGCCTGCGCCACGGTATCGGGTATGTCCTTTGGCCCCTGTGCCACGCCGCATACATAGATCCCGGCAACACTGGTCTCAACAGGGTTCTCGATACATGTGGCGATATTTCCGAATTCATTGAGAGCAATGCCAGAAGATTCGGCTATCCTCCTTGTGGAATCCGAGGGGTCAAGTCCTATGGAAAGTATGACCATGTCAAAGGCTTCTGTCCTGAGTTTTCCGGAATTGAAATCCTCGTATTTAAGTGCGAGAGCGTTCTTCGAGTCCACATTCACTTCGGGGGGGCGCGAGTTGATGTATTTGATGCCGTACTCCTTCTGTGCCCTGTTATAGAACTCCTCAAAATTCTTGCCGAATGCCCTTATATCAATGTGGAATATGGTAATATCAAGCTCGGAGTCGTGCTCTTTTGCAATCATTGATTCTTTGGTGGCATACATGCAGCACACTGAAGAGCAGTGTTTCCTGTTGATTCGCGGGTTGCGTGAACCAACGCACTGGATAAAAGCTATTTTCTTTGGAACCTTGCCGTCTGACTGCCTTGTGACATGTCCCTGCGTCGGGCCGCTTGCGCTTAAGAGCCTCTCGAACTGGAGCGATGTAATGACATCAGGGTGGTCGAACCTGTACTGCTTGAGAATGGATGGGTCAAAAGGTTTGAAGCCCGTGGCGAGGACCACAGAACCCACATTCAGCTCGATCTCCTTGTCTTTCTGCTCATAATCCACGGCTTTGGGTCCGCATACTTTCTTACATACGCCGCACTTTCCTTTTGTGAGATATAAACAATGAGCGGAATCTATCGTTGCGACACGAGGGATTGCCTGTGCAAATGGAATGTAGATGGATTTGCGTTTGCTCATGCCGGCATTGTATTCATCCGGAACTTTTGAGGGGCATTTTTCTGTACAGTTGCCGCAGCCCGTACATTTTGTATCATCCACGTAGCGTGCTTTTTTTACCACATTTACCTTGAAATCCCCGGCTTTCCCCGTTATGGATTTGACATCGCTGTAAGAGAGTAATTCAATATTCGGATGCCGTCCTGTTTCCACAAGTTTTGGCGACAGGATGCACATGGCGCAGTCGTTGGTGGGGAAGGTCTTGTCCAGCTGCGACATCACCCCGCCGATGCTCGGTCTTGATTCTATGAGATAAGTCTTGAATCCGCTGTCAGCAAGGTCAAGCG includes:
- a CDS encoding Coenzyme F420 hydrogenase/dehydrogenase, beta subunit C-terminal domain — translated: MQKGEMFVGWSTKEDVRKRGGSGGLVTSMLAAALEKKLVDAVVVLKKVNEFEAVPIITSDVNEVLNSAGSLHSVPSNFAKLITNRNLKVALPAKGCDVRGIIEQAKRNAVNLDNTYIVGLNCGGSMHPVTTREMLEVMYKIKPEDVHGEEIEKGKLIFETKDGKEHAITIDELEEKGYGRRESCRYCTIKIPSNADLACGNWGVTGELAGKATFVEINSDKGAKLLQNAIDAGYIQIQKPDEKGIAGRAKIKSAMEGMSKKWKEKVFVPVDNRLEYFRKELEHCIDCGACKAVCPTCSCGDVSKCTEFHMRGDSYRMSMYHLVRFLHLADSCIGCGQCSDVCPVDIPLTRLYRRIANPVQEELKYEPGMDLRKPPYFEAKLEV
- a CDS encoding FAD-dependent oxidoreductase, yielding MIGSVAVVGGGIAGIQAALDLADSGFKTYLIESRPSIGGVMSQLDKTFPTNDCAMCILSPKLVETGRHPNIELLSYSDVKSITGKAGDFKVNVVKKARYVDDTKCTGCGNCTEKCPSKVPDEYNAGMSKRKSIYIPFAQAIPRVATIDSAHCLYLTKGKCGVCKKVCGPKAVDYEQKDKEIELNVGSVVLATGFKPFDPSILKQYRFDHPDVITSLQFERLLSASGPTQGHVTRQSDGKVPKKIAFIQCVGSRNPRINRKHCSSVCCMYATKESMIAKEHDSELDITIFHIDIRAFGKNFEEFYNRAQKEYGIKYINSRPPEVNVDSKNALALKYEDFNSGKLRTEAFDMVILSIGLDPSDSTRRIAESSGIALNEFGNIATCIENPVETSVAGIYVCGVAQGPKDIPDTVAQASAAASKAAALLSGERGTLIKERKFPEEKPISMEPSIGVFVCHCGINIGSVVNVPGVVEYAKTLPNVAHAQEMLYACSSDSQVAIKAAIAKNNLNRVVVASCTPRTHEPLFQNTCREAGLNPYLFELANIREHCSWVHMKEKEKATEKAKAIVQMAVAKSALFQPLYKQKVSLINKALVLGGGVAGMTAALDIANNGYPVTLVEKEKELGGMLREMTELYDGKKPSDVLKDLILRVHENKNIKVINEAKLIKVEGYLGNFKGAVKSNGKEIPVDFGAAVVATGARNFEPSGLFNYGKDPGVITQAQLEKMLGSGISANNITMIQCVGARNKEREYCGRTCCVDAVKNAIRIKKGNNSSNVFVLYRDMRTYGVLEKLYEKARELGVIFIRYDAEKPPTVQEGKVTVHDAMLNEDIEISSDLVVLSTPLVAGENEETNQLFKIPLDRNKFFLEAHPKLRPVDFATDGVFLCGSAQAPKLMEEAISQASAAASRACTILSRKFIETEGAISVVDEARCIGCGTCATVCPYNAPLLSEVTVTAEEVTYKARKSRINPAACKGCGSCAAACPAGAIKAQHFSSKEIGEAIDAFNKGVRSISIETGVVEVVV
- a CDS encoding hydrogenase iron-sulfur subunit encodes the protein MSTETKPAQAGNGWEPKIVAFCCNWCSYGGADSAGMGRFQQPPTARIIRVMCSGRIDPLHVFNAFLEGADAVLVTGCHIGDCHYVNGNDKTKIKYRFLENVVRELGLEKERLQLNWISASEGEKFANFIRGVTEQIKKLGPSPLKPEGVV
- a CDS encoding CoB--CoM heterodisulfide reductase iron-sulfur subunit A family protein, whose protein sequence is MSEAKDNQEEKRVGVFVCECGVNIGGVVDTKAVVEYASTLPGVKVTSVNKFTCSDSGQADIQQKIKEHNLNRVVVAACSPKTHEPTFRACIEQMGLNQYFLEFVNIRDHCSWIHMWEKEKATEKAKDLIRMGIERGKLLEPLQASEVPVTDKALVVGAGVAGMQAALDLADMGFQVYLVEKEPSIGGRMARFDKVFPTNDCSICILGPKMVEVARNKNIKIMSYSEVKAVDGYVGNFNVKIEHKPRHLDITKCTGCAKCSEVCPVEVPYDFNEGFGTRKAIYVPFPQAVPLRAVLDKENCINCKACVKACASQAINYDQETSYSDINVGVIIGAVGFKTYDPEPRHDYGYGLYDNVITAMEFERLLNAAGPTGGHVVRPSDCKEPIRVGFVNCVGSRDKNTNIYCSGVCCMVTIKNAQLLKEKRPETDQTIMYIDIRTPFRGYEESYNRSRNLGVKFLRGRPVDVKEDPVTKNIKVRVEDTLANEIRNLEFDLLVLATGIVPHEGINQIQQLLKLSKAADGLLMEAHPKLRPVDTTIDGVFLAGAASGPKDIPYAVSQGSACASRATILLINKKAITEGITAVVNPDVCVGCGVCIPMCPFQAIKMDEKEGRANVMKALCKGCGTCVTACPTGALEQSHFKNSQVLAQVKNVFRFREVAA
- a CDS encoding hydrogenase iron-sulfur subunit, with amino-acid sequence MSEFEPNILAFCCNWCSYAGADLAGVSRFQYPPSVKVLRVMCSSRVEPAFILKALKDGADGVLIAGCHIGDCHYIDGNKNAEVRINNTKKALAKLGLDKRLRLEWISASEGARFSEVIRDFTEEIKKLGQNPVKEVK